One genomic segment of Vulpes vulpes isolate BD-2025 chromosome 2, VulVul3, whole genome shotgun sequence includes these proteins:
- the AMZ2 gene encoding archaemetzincin-2 — protein sequence MQTVRHSEQTLKTALISKNPTLVSQYEKLDAGERRLLNKAFKADNDLFGPITLHSESDWIISHPEAPQDFEQFFSDPYRKAPSPEKRSIYIQCIGSLGNTRIISDEYIKWLKGYCEAFFYGLTVKLLEPVPVSVTRCSFRVNDNTQNLQIHAGDILRFLKKKKPGDAFCIVGITMIDLYPRDSWNFVFGQASLTDGVGIFSFARYGSDFYSSRFEGKVNKLRRVSSSDYSVFDNYYTPEVTSVLLLRSCKTLTHEIGHIFGLRHCQWLACLMQGSNHLEEADRRPLNLCPICLRKLQCAIGFNIIERYQALVRWIDDESADTPGVSTEHSCEDNVNLPKPVEAFKEWKEWIIKCLAVVQK from the exons ATGCAAACAGTACGGCACTCTGAACAGACTCTAAAAACAGCTCTCATCTCAAAGAACCCAACGCTTGTGTCACAGTATGAGAAGTTAGATGCTGGCGAACGGCGTTTGCTGAACAAAGCCTTCAAGGCAGACAATGATCTCTTTGGACCCATTACCTTGCATTCGGAATCAGATTGGATCATCTCCCATCCTGAGGCTCCCCAAGACTTCGAACAGTTTTTCAGTGATCCTTATAGAAAGGCACCATCTCCGGAGAAACGCAGTATTTATATACAGTGCATTG GATCTCTAGGAAACACCAGGATTATCAGTGACGAATATATTAAATGGCTCAAGGGCTACTGTGAAGCATTTTTCTACGGCTTGACAGTAAAACTCCTAGAACCGGTTCCTGTCTCTGTAACGAGGTGTTCCTTTAGAGTCAATGATAACACACAAAACCTACAAATTCACGCAG gagACATCCTGAGGttcctaaaaaagaagaaacctggAGATGCCTTCTGTATTGTGGGAATAACCATGATTGATCTTTACCCAAGAGACTCCTGGAATTTTGTCTTTGGACAGGCCTCTTTGACAGATG GTGTGGGGATATTCAGCTTTGCCAGGTATGGCAGTGATTTTTATAGCTCACGCTTTGAAGGCAAAGTGAACAAGCTGCGGAGAGTATCTTCAAGCGACTATTCCGTTTTTGATAACTATTATACTCCTGAAGTGACCAGTGTTTTGCTGCTTCGTTCCTGTAAG ACTTTAACCCATGAGATTGGACACATATTTGGACTTCGACACTGCCAGTGGCTTGCATGCCTCATGCAAGGCTCCAACCACCTGGAAGAAGCTGACCGGCGCCCCCTCAACCTTTGCCCTATCTGTTTACGCAAGTTGCAGTGTGCTATTGGCTTCAACATAATAGAAAGATACCAA GCGCTGGTGAGGTGGATTGATGATGAGTCGGCTGACACCCCCGGAGTCAGCACGGAACACAGTTGTGAGGATAATGTGAATTTACCAAAACCTG